CAAACTTAGAAATCAAATGCACCTTGCCATTTCCTAGCTGCCCCATAAACTCTTCCAAACTATCATAAAATCGGACATCTAGTTTATCCCAGTAGTCCAAACCAGCTCGCTTCATTTTCCGGTCATCAATCGGAAAGCCCATTGGCTTGATAATGTGTAAGGGACTGTTGGTCGCTGCACAGGTTCTGGCAATATTCCCCGTATTTTGCGGAATTTGTGGTTCAAACAGGACCACATGATTGCGTGGGTGCACTTCTTGGTAAGATAATTCTTCAATATTCATCAATT
Above is a window of Streptococcus sp. zg-86 DNA encoding:
- a CDS encoding tRNA (cytidine(34)-2'-O)-methyltransferase, whose protein sequence is MNIEELSYQEVHPRNHVVLFEPQIPQNTGNIARTCAATNSPLHIIKPMGFPIDDRKMKRAGLDYWDKLDVRFYDSLEEFMGQLGNGKVHLISKFAEKIYSDEIYNDHADHYFIFGREDKGLPEDFMRKHPEKALRIPMNDEHVRSLNVSNTVCMIIYEALRQQAFAGLDLVHQYEADKLK